A genomic region of Mesorhizobium sp. NZP2077 contains the following coding sequences:
- a CDS encoding UbiH/UbiF family hydroxylase: protein MEHQETASILIAGTGPAGLIAALAFADAGFPVTLVGPEASAPDGRTTALMNPALKVLERLDVLEDIKPKAAPLKIMRIVDATSRLIRSPVVTFRASEIDEDQFGLNLPNSVFGPALAGKVAAHSGIEWLRSMVKTWRLDADKAYATLADGGEVGAPLAVAADGRLSPAREAAGISTAARSYPQAALVLNFGHRSEHAFTSTEFHTETGPFTQVPLPGNRSSLVWVVKPETAKELAALDDAALSLRVEQQMQSMLGRVTVEPGRQIYPLSTVTPLRFAHRRVALVGEAAHVFPPIGAQGLNLGIRDIDDLVGIADDNRGDPGAANALAAYDFKRRPDILARSSAVNLLNMSLLSDMLPAQMARGAGLSVLGGFAPLRAFFMREGLRPGSGFAALAGGLRKPMRRQ, encoded by the coding sequence TTGGAGCATCAGGAAACAGCGTCGATACTGATTGCCGGCACGGGACCGGCAGGGCTGATCGCGGCGCTCGCTTTCGCCGATGCCGGCTTCCCGGTGACGCTTGTCGGGCCTGAGGCGTCGGCCCCCGATGGCCGCACCACGGCGCTGATGAACCCTGCCCTGAAAGTGCTTGAGCGGCTTGATGTCCTCGAAGACATCAAGCCCAAGGCCGCCCCCTTGAAAATCATGCGCATCGTCGATGCGACCAGCCGGCTGATCCGCAGCCCCGTTGTCACCTTCCGCGCCAGCGAGATCGACGAGGACCAGTTCGGGCTGAACCTGCCCAACAGCGTCTTTGGCCCGGCGCTTGCCGGCAAGGTGGCCGCGCATTCCGGGATCGAATGGCTGAGGTCAATGGTCAAGACCTGGCGTCTCGATGCCGACAAGGCTTATGCAACGCTCGCCGACGGCGGTGAGGTTGGCGCGCCGTTGGCGGTCGCCGCCGATGGGCGCCTGTCGCCTGCGCGCGAGGCGGCGGGCATTTCGACCGCCGCGCGCTCCTATCCTCAGGCGGCGCTCGTGCTCAATTTCGGCCATAGAAGCGAGCATGCCTTCACCTCGACCGAATTCCACACCGAGACCGGTCCGTTCACGCAGGTTCCGTTGCCCGGCAATCGCTCAAGCCTCGTCTGGGTGGTCAAGCCCGAGACAGCCAAGGAGCTTGCCGCACTGGATGATGCAGCGCTCTCGCTGCGGGTCGAGCAGCAGATGCAGTCGATGCTGGGCCGAGTGACGGTAGAACCGGGCCGCCAGATCTATCCGCTTTCGACCGTGACGCCCTTGCGCTTTGCACATCGGCGGGTGGCGCTTGTCGGCGAAGCCGCGCATGTATTCCCGCCGATCGGCGCGCAGGGCCTCAACCTTGGCATCAGGGATATTGACGATCTGGTTGGAATTGCTGACGACAATCGTGGCGATCCCGGCGCGGCCAACGCCCTTGCCGCCTACGATTTCAAACGCCGCCCCGACATCCTGGCGCGCAGCAGCGCAGTCAATCTGCTCAACATGTCGCTGCTCTCCGATATGCTGCCGGCGCAGATGGCACGCGGCGCTGGTCTTAGCGTACTCGGTGGCTTTGCACCGCTGCGCGCCTTCTTCATGCGCGAAGGGCTTCGTCCCGGCAGTGGTTTTGCAGCACTCGCCGGCGGCCTGCGAAAACCGATGCGGCGGCAGTAG
- a CDS encoding DUF1326 domain-containing protein yields MTDQGWAMKGELVLSCNCTVFCPCVLSLGSHPPTEGYCQTWAGFRIDAGHFGEVDLSGLNLGLIMEIPGYMSRGNWTAGLFADKRASVYAVKALTKIFTGKAGGTTSLLSILVGKFLGVEQVPITYETRDKTRIFQIPKIIDGAVTPIAGKDREKDTVITNSEYWIAPEIIVARSDKSKMRAFGRNWNFAGRSAEICKLDWRGP; encoded by the coding sequence ATGACAGATCAGGGCTGGGCAATGAAAGGAGAGCTTGTACTCTCCTGCAATTGCACGGTTTTTTGCCCTTGTGTGCTGTCGCTCGGCAGTCACCCTCCGACCGAGGGCTATTGCCAGACCTGGGCGGGTTTCCGTATCGACGCCGGTCATTTCGGCGAGGTTGACCTCTCCGGCCTCAACCTTGGGCTGATCATGGAAATCCCCGGTTATATGAGCCGCGGCAACTGGACCGCTGGTCTCTTCGCCGACAAACGTGCCTCGGTCTACGCGGTCAAGGCATTGACGAAGATCTTCACCGGCAAGGCGGGCGGGACCACGTCGCTGCTGTCGATCCTGGTCGGAAAATTCCTGGGTGTCGAACAGGTGCCGATCACCTATGAGACGCGGGACAAGACGCGTATCTTCCAGATACCGAAGATCATCGACGGGGCCGTTACGCCAATCGCGGGCAAGGATCGCGAGAAGGATACGGTGATCACGAATTCGGAATACTGGATCGCGCCGGAGATCATCGTGGCGAGGTCCGACAAAAGCAAGATGCGGGCCTTTGGCCGCAACTGGAATTTTGCTGGCCGCTCGGCCGAAATCTGCAAGCTGGATTGGCGGGGCCCGTGA
- a CDS encoding DUF2182 domain-containing protein: MRLDQRGDSAHSGVMTGHQDDFSHLDRAGRATADIARNPRLAVNVVVGAGIGLAWLSLAAMAIRGAEARGSAPGDTLLHGLPQMPLPDFLERFFAICLSPAPLDAGIGLRALALVLMWFLMAIAAMLPSAAPMIRTYCEIADTARIKGEPVVHPLVLVAGYLGVWLAASMLFSALTLGVHTFTAPGEIYDPVLGIAGALALLVAGLYQFSGLKEACLKKCRNPFSILFSNWSAKPIPVFRLGVAQGIWCLGCCWALMLVMFAVGVMNIFWMALIGVFTLIEKQTTGSLPTRLAGAILLVWAGALLVVSL, from the coding sequence ATGCGGCTTGATCAACGCGGCGATTCGGCCCATTCGGGTGTCATGACCGGCCACCAGGACGATTTCAGCCATCTCGACCGCGCCGGCCGCGCCACGGCTGATATTGCGCGCAACCCGCGCTTGGCGGTCAATGTCGTCGTCGGCGCCGGCATCGGGCTCGCCTGGTTGTCGCTCGCCGCGATGGCGATTCGCGGTGCCGAAGCCCGGGGCAGTGCCCCTGGCGACACTCTGCTGCACGGCCTGCCACAGATGCCGTTGCCCGACTTCCTGGAGCGGTTCTTCGCGATCTGCCTGTCGCCGGCGCCGCTGGACGCAGGCATCGGGTTGCGCGCCCTGGCACTTGTCCTGATGTGGTTCCTGATGGCGATCGCCGCGATGCTGCCGTCCGCGGCGCCAATGATCCGTACCTATTGCGAGATCGCCGATACGGCGCGGATCAAGGGCGAGCCGGTCGTCCATCCGCTGGTGCTGGTTGCCGGCTATCTCGGGGTCTGGCTCGCCGCCTCGATGCTGTTTTCGGCACTGACGTTGGGCGTGCACACTTTCACCGCGCCCGGCGAAATCTACGATCCGGTGCTTGGCATTGCCGGCGCTCTCGCATTGCTGGTTGCAGGCCTCTACCAGTTCAGCGGCCTCAAGGAGGCTTGCCTGAAAAAATGTCGCAACCCGTTCTCGATCCTGTTTTCGAACTGGAGTGCCAAACCGATCCCCGTGTTCCGGCTTGGCGTCGCGCAAGGCATATGGTGCCTCGGCTGCTGCTGGGCGCTGATGCTGGTGATGTTTGCCGTCGGCGTGATGAACATCTTCTGGATGGCGCTGATCGGCGTGTTCACCCTGATTGAAAAACAGACGACGGGAAGTCTTCCAACCCGGCTGGCCGGTGCGATACTGCTTGTCTGGGCAGGCGCGCTGCTAGTAGTCTCGCTGTGA
- a CDS encoding invasion associated locus B family protein: MTSLNSNAYRLSVMAAGVVGFLCAGLPSASAQQQPQIPQGWFKACTKQEDVDICNVQNIVTAGNGQLVTGVSLIELKGKVNRKVFQVTVPTGRLVPPGIGLQIDTGKAQKLDYVICFPDRCVAEVPLTDQLVAAFKKGQGITLTSINFQNQANPIKIALQGFSGAYDGAPLQQSDIEDRQKKLQDFVAKNNQDFAKKLKDEQDKAKTAN; encoded by the coding sequence ATGACGAGCCTGAACAGCAATGCGTACCGCCTTTCGGTCATGGCCGCGGGCGTGGTCGGCTTTCTCTGCGCAGGACTACCTTCTGCTTCCGCACAGCAGCAGCCGCAGATCCCACAGGGCTGGTTCAAGGCCTGCACCAAGCAGGAAGACGTCGACATCTGCAACGTCCAGAACATCGTCACTGCCGGTAACGGCCAGCTCGTCACCGGTGTGAGCCTGATCGAACTCAAGGGCAAGGTGAACCGCAAGGTGTTCCAGGTGACGGTCCCGACTGGCCGCCTCGTGCCTCCCGGCATCGGCCTGCAGATCGACACCGGCAAGGCGCAGAAGCTCGACTATGTCATCTGCTTCCCGGATCGTTGCGTGGCCGAAGTGCCGCTGACCGACCAGCTCGTCGCCGCGTTCAAGAAAGGTCAGGGGATCACTCTGACCTCGATCAATTTCCAGAACCAGGCCAACCCGATCAAGATCGCCCTGCAGGGCTTCAGCGGCGCCTATGACGGCGCGCCGCTGCAGCAGTCGGACATCGAGGATCGGCAGAAGAAGCTCCAGGACTTCGTCGCCAAGAACAACCAGGACTTCGCCAAGAAGCTCAAGGACGAGCAGGACAAGGCCAAGACCGCCAACTGA
- the hspQ gene encoding heat shock protein HspQ yields MKTAKFAIGQVVRHRLFPFRGIIFDVDPQFANTDEWYEAIPADVRPRKDQPFYHLLAENSETEYIAYVSEQNLLEDQSGEPVRHPQIKEMFDKKPDGRYEPKRQSRH; encoded by the coding sequence ATGAAAACGGCCAAATTCGCGATCGGACAGGTGGTTCGCCACCGGCTGTTTCCGTTTCGAGGCATCATTTTCGACGTCGACCCGCAATTCGCCAACACCGACGAATGGTACGAAGCCATCCCTGCCGACGTGCGGCCGCGCAAGGATCAGCCATTCTACCATCTGCTCGCCGAGAATTCGGAAACCGAATACATCGCCTATGTGTCGGAGCAGAACCTGCTCGAGGATCAGTCGGGCGAGCCGGTGCGCCACCCGCAGATCAAGGAGATGTTCGACAAGAAGCCGGACGGACGCTACGAGCCGAAACGGCAGTCCAGGCACTGA
- the pcsA gene encoding phosphatidylcholine synthase, with translation MAARKAAKKLTDRIPRPKKKVTWPQARAFSVHLLTASGSFLAFLSLVAASEERWTAMFWWLGLALFVDGIDGPIARKLEVKEILPTWSGELLDNIIDYVTYVLIPAFALYQRGFMGEGLSFLSAAIIVVSSAIYYADTGMKTKENFFKGFPVVWNMVVFTLFVIEPGQWVSFAVVVVAGVLTFVPINFIHPVRVVRLRRINLTMTLLWCAFGALALAQAALAAFYDQIGVLGEQVSTFIKIGITISGLYLASIGGIMQFFPNLGAKKA, from the coding sequence TTGGCGGCAAGGAAAGCCGCCAAGAAGCTCACCGATCGGATTCCGCGACCGAAGAAGAAGGTCACCTGGCCGCAGGCGAGGGCGTTCTCCGTTCATCTGCTGACGGCGTCAGGGTCGTTCCTTGCCTTCCTGTCACTGGTGGCGGCGAGCGAGGAACGCTGGACGGCGATGTTCTGGTGGCTTGGACTGGCGCTGTTCGTCGACGGTATCGACGGGCCGATCGCCAGGAAGCTCGAGGTCAAGGAGATCCTGCCGACCTGGTCGGGCGAACTCCTCGACAACATCATCGACTATGTGACCTATGTGCTGATCCCGGCCTTCGCGCTCTACCAGCGCGGATTCATGGGCGAGGGCCTGTCGTTCCTGTCGGCGGCGATCATCGTCGTCTCCAGTGCGATCTATTATGCCGACACCGGCATGAAGACGAAGGAGAATTTCTTCAAGGGATTCCCGGTTGTCTGGAACATGGTGGTGTTCACGCTGTTCGTCATCGAGCCGGGACAATGGGTCTCGTTCGCGGTGGTGGTGGTGGCCGGTGTTCTGACGTTCGTCCCGATCAATTTCATTCATCCGGTGCGGGTGGTGCGCCTACGGCGCATCAATCTGACAATGACGCTTTTGTGGTGCGCCTTCGGCGCGCTTGCGCTTGCGCAGGCGGCTCTGGCCGCCTTCTATGATCAGATCGGCGTGCTGGGCGAACAGGTCAGCACTTTCATCAAGATCGGCATCACCATCAGCGGGCTCTACCTCGCCTCTATCGGTGGCATCATGCAGTTCTTTCCAAATCTCGGTGCCAAGAAGGCTTGA